In the genome of Pogona vitticeps strain Pit_001003342236 chromosome 13, PviZW2.1, whole genome shotgun sequence, one region contains:
- the GNG13 gene encoding guanine nucleotide-binding protein G(I)/G(S)/G(O) subunit gamma-13, producing the protein MDEWDAPQWQKEVESLKYQLAYKRELSSKTIPEFLKWIEEGIPEDPFLNPELMKTNPWVEKGKCTIL; encoded by the exons ATGGATGAATGGGACGCCCCCCAGTGGCAAAAAGAGGTCGAAAGCCTTAAGTACCAGCTGGCTTACAAGCGAGAGTTGTCTTCTAAAACAATCCCTGA ATTTCTAAAGTGGATAGAAGAAGGAATTCCAGAGGATCCATTTCTCAATCCAGAGCTCATGAAGACTAACCCCTGGGTGGAAAAAGGAAAATGTACCATCCTGTAG